AATCACGACAAAAGAGATTCGTGACAAAGCACGTCATTCACCTCTTTATCGAGAAATTACCACAGCAGATGGTACTTTTAAGGCTATTAATGGAAAGACGAGGAAGACGGTGGTATCCAATgaggaagataaagaagtgACACTTGATGCATTATCATCCAGAAAGATTCTTCAGTTGGCAAGAGAACAACAGGAGGAGgttgaaaaggaagaaaatataGTTGAAGCAGTTAGCAAACCTCGATTCCGTTTTGTGGAAAgtgaggatgaagaagaagttaatgaagataatgaaATTACagacggagaagaagaagaagaagaatatgagcAGGAAGAGTTTGTGGATGAACAGGATATGAAATTATTTGATTCCTACTTTAATAAGGGATCTGAAACGCAATCCAAGGGTGAAGGAATGGCAGGAAGTTTCAATTTGGCAGATAAAATTATGGAGAAGATCCGTGAAAAGGAGGCTGGTAGTGGTGAGGCAGAAAATGATGCACAGGGTTTTTcacaaagagaagatcgAGTTTTCCTTCCTCCAAGAGTCATCGAAGCGTATGAAAAGGTGGGAGAGAGTCTAAGTGCGTGGAGACATGGTAAGCTTCCTAAATTATTCAAGGTTCTACCGACGATTAAAAATTGGGAAGACATCTTGTACGTTACAAATCCGGAAAAGTGGACTCCTAATGTGTTGTATGAGGCCACCAAGTTGTTTGTGTCCAATCTTCCTTCCAACAAAGCACAGAAATTCGTTACTATGGTTCTCTATCCAAGGTTTAGGCAGGATATAGAGGACAGCGAAGATCATAAGTTAAACTATCACATATACATGTCTCTCAAAAAGTGTCTTTACAAGCCTGCTGCCTTCTTTAAGGGATTCCTTTTCCCCTTGATCGAGGATCAATGCACGGCCAGAGAGGCCATGATTGTGGCCTCCGTGTTAAAAAAATGTTCCATTCCAGTTCAACACTCTTCTGTGGCACTTTCGTGGTTATTGGAACAGGAGTTTTCTCCTCAATCCGCCGTGTTTATTAGAGTGTTgattgagaagaaatatgCGCTTCCGTACCAAACTATTGACGACTTAGTCTTTTACTTCATGAAATTCAGAGTCATTACTGACCAGAATAAGGACAATATTAtgttggatgaagatgagaatgTCGACCTTTCAGAACAAAGGAGAATTAGGGAGGCTCCACAATTACCGTTGGTGTGGCATAAGGCGCTTTTGGCTTTTGCTCAAAGGTATAAAAATGATATTACGGATGACCAAAGAGATTTTCTTATGGAAGTGATAAGACAGAGAGGTCACAAAGAGATAGGACCGGATACCAGAAGAGAATTACTGGCGGGTAAAAaaagagcagaaaaagAGGCCTCCAAAGCACATGAAGACGACGATATCATGTCCTACTTCTGAAGTTAAGTACGCTATATCATAAAATTAGAATTGTCATTAAGTTGTTAGCGTACTAAAGTATCATAAATAGGGTATTAGTGTCTCTACTAATTGATGTGCAAAAACAAGCTCGAATAGATAAGCTCTTCTCCTTGTAGGTCGTAAACAGGCAAATGTCGATAGCCTTTCTTCATGTAGTCCAATTTACAGCAATGACTGCCAATAAGAACATCTTTATGGTCAGGAGTATTGCATTTCACTAAAAACCTTAGGAATGTTAAGT
This region of Brettanomyces nanus chromosome 2, complete sequence genomic DNA includes:
- a CDS encoding uncharacterized protein (BUSCO:EOG09342U6T) gives rise to the protein MGKITTKEIRDKARHSPLYREITTADGTFKAINGKTRKTVVSNEEDKEVTLDALSSRKILQLAREQQEEVEKEENIVEAVSKPRFRFVESEDEEEVNEDNEITDGEEEEEEYEQEEFVDEQDMKLFDSYFNKGSETQSKGEGMAGSFNLADKIMEKIREKEAGSGEAENDAQGFSQREDRVFLPPRVIEAYEKVGESLSAWRHGKLPKLFKVLPTIKNWEDILYVTNPEKWTPNVLYEATKLFVSNLPSNKAQKFVTMVLYPRFRQDIEDSEDHKLNYHIYMSLKKCLYKPAAFFKGFLFPLIEDQCTAREAMIVASVLKKCSIPVQHSSVALSWLLEQEFSPQSAVFIRVLIEKKYALPYQTIDDLVFYFMKFRVITDQNKDNIMLDEDENVDLSEQRRIREAPQLPLVWHKALLAFAQRYKNDITDDQRDFLMEVIRQRGHKEIGPDTRRELLAGKKRAEKEASKAHEDDDIMSYF